From the Hevea brasiliensis isolate MT/VB/25A 57/8 chromosome 15, ASM3005281v1, whole genome shotgun sequence genome, one window contains:
- the LOC110632059 gene encoding putative clathrin assembly protein At2g25430, with the protein MQRRFKQTLCSLKEHTSVSYAKVATFGGFCDIDLIVVKATAPDDFPLPEKYIHELLKIFSISPSSFHSFSISFTRRFGRTHCWKVALKCLLLLHRLLRSLPEYSPFRAELLYARSNGILSLCPCHFRDDFSSNPEDYTMLIRSYAQLLHEALDCIFLDKKVTEEREEEEEEKDMPKSLQEKMKEAIGILEVLPLLQSLIDRVIDCRPTGAAARSFIVQSAMKHIIRDSFICYTSFRKEIVLVLDNLIQMPYRSCILSFGIYKKAALQAEQLCEFYDWCKAKGLCGSYEYPFIEKIPEIQIRALETFLNGMWQLTESSSSATSPSSWVESNKSSSTEDDEADNNKQMVRWVKSEENNGLFRRKMEENEEEMGPLIQLEDSENDNWEVLLDASLNLPSIPINNYSINPTGFSNGYGCEVLGKDSNEEKNNQWEMQVYNPNNAFNPFCQPYYCLPNCTEWSSASNPACPWRL; encoded by the coding sequence ATGCAGAGGCGATTCAAGCAAACTCTGTGTTCCTTGAAAGAGCACACCTCTGTAAGCTATGCAAAAGTGGCCACTTTTGGAGGCTTTTGCGATATTGATCTCATCGTTGTCAAAGCAACTGCGCCTGATGACTTCCCATTACCTGAAAAATACATACACGAGCTTTTGAAGATCTTCTCCATCTCTCCTTCGTCTTTTCACTCTTTTTCCATTAGTTTCACCCGCCGTTTTGGCAGAACTCACTGCTGGAAAGTTGCACTCAAATGTCTCCTTCTCCTCCACCGCTTGCTCAGGTCTTTGCCTGAGTACAGCCCTTTTCGAGCTGAACTTTTGTATGCTAGATCCAACGGTATTCTGTCTCTCTGCCCCTGTCATTTTCGTGACGATTTTTCCTCGAATCCGGAGGATTACACCATGTTAATTAGATCCTATGCTCAGTTGCTCCACGAAGCTCTTGATTGCATTTTCTTGGACAAGAAGGTAACAGAAGAgcgagaggaagaggaagaagaaaaagatatGCCGAAGAGCTTACAAGAAAAAATGAAAGAAGCAATTGGGATTCTTGAAGTTCTGCCGCTGCTTCAAAGCCTAATAGATCGAGTGATAGACTGTAGGCCAACAGGAGCTGCTGCTAGAAGCTTCATTGTCCAATCCGCCATGAAACATATCATTCGCGATAGTTTCATCTGTTACACTTCCTTTCGGAAGgaaattgttttggttttggacaacctGATTCAAATGCCATACAGGAGTTGTATATTATCCTTCGGGATTTACAAGAAAGCAGCCTTGCAGGCGGAGCAGCTCTGCGAATTCTATGACTGGTGCAAGGCAAAGGGGTTGTGTGGCTCTTACGAGTACCCTTTCATAGAAAAAATTCCTGAGATACAGATTCGAGCTCTCGAGACTTTCCTCAATGGGATGTGGCAGTTAACAGAGTCTTCTTCGTCTGCTACCTCTCCATCTTCCTGGGTGGAGTCTAATAAATCAAGTTCGACTGAAGATGATGAAGCAGACAATAATAAGCAAATGGTTAGGTGGGTGAAATCTGAAGAAAATAATGGTTTATTTCGAAGAAAGATGGAGGAAAATGAGGAAGAGATGGGTCCATTGATTCAATtagaagatagtgaaaatgataACTGGGAGGTCCTGCTTGATGCTTCACTTAATCTTCCAAGTATTCCTATCAACAACTACTCGATAAACCCTACTGGATTTAGCAATGGCTATGGATGTGAGGTTCTTGGAAAAGACTCAAACGAAGAAAAGAACAATCAATGGGAGATGCAAGTATATAATCCTAATAATGCGTTCAATCCGTTTTGTCAGCCTTATTATTGCCTGCCAAATTGCACCGAATGGAGCAGTGCGAGTAATCCTGCATGTCCATGGAGATTGTAG